The following proteins are co-located in the Dyadobacter chenwenxiniae genome:
- a CDS encoding DUF4394 domain-containing protein, producing the protein MKISKMLRTVSGSSLLIAGLIFVNQACTEQPQLDGQPVPLVSQPNQIFYALTSDNKIYELNVQNPGTPIRTLTISAGLETDEKLLGIDFRPATGQLYAVGNKNHIYTVNLRADINPGRVTVVSPVPFNPGISGPEVVGFDFNPTVDRIRLVTNTAQNMRLHPETNALAALDGYLKGYNDVKVAAAAYTNNVAGATTTQLYDIDPDVDKLFLQMPPNDGVLKEVGPLGMDIQDIGGFDIAAGTNFAIASVKVNNIWELAEVNLTTGSLLKIGNLPAGKIIGIAMPTAPVAYAVDASNKLLIFNPMNAGTRIEKPITGLPMGVNIEGIDFRPTDGKLHALGSNGKLYSLDLASAAAKVLPDLHYLDDPNFKVMGTSFGFDFNPVADRLRIVSNTGQNLRINVSNSITLVDGALNLPAGQGTPFVNAAAYTNSFAGTTSTILYDIDSQTNTLYKQNPPNSGGLERVGSLGVDLDSANGFDIGGNTGMAYALLTVGGNTGLYSINLTTGNATKVSDFAGSVKGFALGFGL; encoded by the coding sequence ATGAAAATCTCTAAAATGTTGCGAACGGTCTCCGGCAGCTCGCTGCTAATCGCCGGCCTTATCTTTGTAAATCAGGCATGTACGGAACAACCACAGCTGGACGGCCAGCCGGTGCCGTTAGTGAGCCAGCCAAACCAAATTTTTTATGCATTAACCAGTGACAACAAGATTTATGAATTAAATGTACAAAACCCAGGCACGCCAATCCGAACGCTTACAATCTCCGCAGGATTAGAAACTGATGAAAAACTACTAGGAATTGATTTCCGCCCTGCAACCGGCCAGCTTTACGCCGTTGGAAACAAAAATCACATTTACACAGTGAACCTTCGTGCGGATATCAATCCCGGAAGAGTGACTGTCGTTAGTCCAGTCCCGTTTAATCCGGGCATTTCCGGACCGGAAGTCGTTGGTTTTGACTTCAATCCAACTGTCGACCGCATCCGTCTGGTTACCAATACTGCACAAAACATGCGCTTGCATCCGGAAACGAACGCTCTGGCTGCGCTGGATGGTTATCTGAAAGGATATAACGACGTCAAAGTTGCTGCTGCTGCATACACAAACAATGTAGCTGGTGCAACCACAACGCAGCTTTACGACATTGACCCCGACGTCGACAAACTCTTTTTACAAATGCCCCCGAATGATGGAGTTCTCAAAGAGGTGGGTCCTCTGGGCATGGATATTCAGGATATTGGCGGATTCGACATCGCAGCGGGAACAAACTTTGCGATCGCATCGGTAAAGGTAAATAACATTTGGGAGCTCGCTGAGGTCAACCTGACAACCGGTTCTCTGTTAAAAATAGGGAATCTTCCGGCTGGAAAAATTATCGGCATTGCTATGCCGACGGCGCCTGTTGCTTACGCAGTAGACGCTTCAAACAAGCTACTGATCTTCAATCCAATGAATGCGGGAACACGCATTGAAAAGCCAATCACGGGCTTGCCAATGGGTGTCAATATCGAAGGGATCGACTTCCGCCCAACGGATGGCAAGTTGCACGCCTTGGGATCCAATGGCAAATTATATTCGCTTGATCTGGCTTCTGCAGCAGCAAAAGTGCTGCCTGATCTGCATTACCTGGATGATCCTAATTTCAAAGTAATGGGAACAAGTTTCGGATTTGACTTTAACCCGGTTGCCGACAGACTTCGCATCGTTAGCAACACAGGTCAAAACCTGCGCATTAATGTTTCCAACAGCATAACCCTTGTAGATGGAGCGCTTAACCTGCCTGCGGGACAAGGCACACCTTTCGTGAATGCTGCTGCTTACACCAACAGTTTCGCGGGCACAACTTCAACAATTCTTTACGACATTGATAGTCAAACCAATACACTTTACAAACAAAACCCGCCCAACAGCGGCGGACTTGAAAGGGTTGGTTCATTAGGCGTGGATCTGGACTCGGCAAATGGCTTTGATATCGGCGGAAACACGGGTATGGCGTACGCTCTGCTGACCGTAGGCGGAAACACTGGCCTGTATTCCATCAATCTGACAACCGGAAACGCAACCAAAGTCTCTGATTTTGCGGGATCTGTAAAAGGTTTTGCATTAGGATTCGGACTTTAA
- a CDS encoding ferritin-like domain-containing protein, whose product MKKTLTQPSEHPDSAMLARVDRRYFLRSAGVAAATGAFILGACTEQDLMSDDTVDLGEGDFGILNYAYALEQLEAAFYTQVMMTPYLNMTDMEKWILTDIRDHEIVHREFFKTALGSKAIKGLTPNFSAIDFADRRSVLGAAKLFEDTGVAAYNGAGKLIKDVNYLLVAGKIVSVEARHASAIADLINPNALEFAGGQINNMGLENAFSPSVILSGVQPFVMDKISGKNLPR is encoded by the coding sequence ATGAAAAAAACATTAACTCAACCTTCTGAACATCCGGACAGCGCAATGCTTGCCAGAGTGGACAGACGTTACTTCCTAAGATCCGCAGGCGTTGCTGCTGCGACGGGAGCTTTCATTCTTGGTGCCTGCACCGAGCAAGATCTGATGTCAGATGACACAGTGGATCTTGGAGAAGGCGATTTCGGAATTTTGAACTATGCTTACGCACTGGAACAACTGGAAGCTGCATTTTACACACAAGTAATGATGACCCCTTATCTGAATATGACAGATATGGAAAAATGGATCCTTACCGACATTCGTGACCACGAAATCGTCCACAGAGAATTTTTTAAAACAGCATTGGGTAGCAAAGCAATTAAAGGACTTACCCCAAATTTTTCCGCCATCGACTTCGCGGATCGCAGAAGCGTTCTTGGCGCAGCAAAATTGTTCGAAGACACAGGCGTTGCAGCTTACAATGGTGCAGGTAAACTGATCAAGGATGTTAACTATTTGTTAGTAGCAGGCAAAATCGTTTCGGTGGAAGCAAGGCACGCCTCAGCTATCGCTGATCTGATCAACCCTAACGCACTTGAATTCGCAGGTGGCCAGATTAATAACATGGGATTGGAAAATGCGTTTTCTCCTTCCGTAATACTGAGCGGCGTACAGCCATTTGTGATGGATAAAATTAGTGGAAAAAACCTGCCACGCTAA